The following coding sequences lie in one Arabidopsis thaliana chromosome 3, partial sequence genomic window:
- a CDS encoding Disease resistance protein (TIR-NBS-LRR class) family, which produces MDSSFLLETVAAATGFFTLLGTILFMVYRKFKDHRENKENDSSSSTQPSPSPPLSSLSLTRKYDVFPSFRGEDVRKDFLSHIQKEFQRQGITPFVDNNIKRGESIGPELIRAIRGSKIAIILLSKNYASSSWCLDELVEIIKCKEEMGQTVIVIFYKVDPSLVKKLTGDFGKVFRNTCKGKERENIERWREAFKKVATIAGYDSRKWDNESGMIEKIVSDISEMLNHSTPSRDFDDLIGMGDHMEKMKPLLDIDSDEMKTIGIWGPPGVGKTTIARSLYNQHSDKFQLSVFMESIKTAYTIPACSDDYYEKLQLQQRFLSQITNQENVQIPHLGVAQERLNDKKVLVVIDDVNQSVQVDALAKENDWLGPGSRIIITTQDRGILRAHGIEHIYEVDYPNYEEALQIFCMHAFGQKSPYDGFEELAQQVTTLSGRLPLGLKVMGSYFRGMTKQEWTMALPRVRTHLDGKIESILKLSYDALCDVDKSLFLHLACSFHNDDTELVEQQLGKKFSDLRQGLHVLAEKSLIHMDLRLIRMHVLLAQLGREIVRKQSIHEPGQRQFLVDATDIREVLTDDTGSRSVIGIDFDFNTMEKELDISEKAFRGMSNLQFIRIYGDLFSRHGVYYFGGRGHRVSLDYDSKLHFPRGLDYLPGKLRLLHWQQFPMTSLPSEFHAEFLVKLCMPYSKLEKLWEGIQPLRNLEWLDLTCSRNLKELPDLSTATNLQRLSIERCSSLVKLPSSIGEATNLKKINLRECLSLVELPSSFGNLTNLQELDLRECSSLVELPTSFGNLANVESLEFYECSSLVKLPSTFGNLTNLRVLGLRECSSMVELPSSFGNLTNLQVLNLRKCSTLVELPSSFVNLTNLENLDLRDCSSLLPSSFGNVTYLKRLKFYKC; this is translated from the exons atggattcttcttttttactcGAAACTGTTGCTGCTGCAACAGGCTTCTTCACACTTTTGGGTACAATACTTTTTATGGTTTACAGAAAATTCAAAGACCatcgagaaaacaaagaaaatgattcttcttcttcaacacaaCCGTCTCCTTCACCACCTCTGTCGTCTTTATCTCTCACGCGAAAATACGATGTCTTTCCAAGCTTCCGCGGGGAAGATGTCCGCAAAGACTTCCTCAGTCACATTCAGAAGGAGTTTCAAAGACAAGGAATCACACCATTTGTTGATAACAATATCAAGAGAGGAGAATCTATCGGTCCAGAACTCATTCGGGCGATTAGAGGGTCCAAGATCGCAATCATCTTGCTCTCCAAGAACTACGCTTCTTCAAGCTGGTGCTTAGACGAATTGGTGGAGATCATAAAGTGCAAGGAAGAAATGGGTCAAACAGTGATAGTCATTTTCTACAAAGTGGATCCATCTCTTGTAAAGAAGCTGACCGGTGATTTCGGGAAGGTATTCAGAAACACTTGTAAGggtaaagaaagagaaaacattgAAAGATGGAGAGAAGCTTTCAAAAAAGTAGCAACAATAGCTGGTTACGATTCAAGAAAATG GGATAACGAATCGGGCATGATCGAAAAAATAGTCAGTGATATTTCGGAAATGCTGAATCATTCGACGCCGTCACGTGATTTTGACGATTTGATTGGGATGGGAGATCACATGGAAAAGATGAAACCATTGTTAGACATAGACTCAGATGAAATGAAGACGATAGGAATATGGGGTCCTCCTGGGGTTGGCAAAACCACCATTGCTAGATCTTTATATAATCAACACTCGGACAAATTTCAACTGAGTGTCTTTATGGAGAGTATCAAAACCGCGTACACAATACCAGCGTGTTCCGATGACTACTATGAAAAGTTGCAACTACAACAACGGTTTCTGTCTCAAATAACCAACCAGGAAAATGTCCAGATCCCACATTTAGGAGTTGCACAAGAAAGGTTGAACGACAAGAAAGTTCTTGTTGTTATTGATGATGTGAATCAGTCAGTACAAGTAGATGCCTTGGCGAAAGAAAATGATTGGCTAGGTCCTGGGAGTCGGATTATCATCACAACCCAAGACCGAGGAATTTTGAGGGCGCATGGGATCGAACATATTTACGAGGTGGATTATCCCAACTATGAAGAGGCCCTTCAAATCTTTTGCATGCATGCTTTTGGTCAAAAGTCCCCATATGATGGTTTTGAGGAGCTTGCTCAACAAGTTACAACACTTTCGGGTAGACTTCCTTTGGGACTTAAGGTTATGGGATCCTATTTCCGGGGAATGACCAAGCAGGAGTGGACAATGGCACTACCAAGGGTAAGGACTCACCTTGACGGAAAAATTGAGAGCATTCTAAAACTCAGTTACGATGCCTTATGTGATGTAGATAAAAGTTTGTTCCTTCATCTAGCTTGCTCTTTCCACAATGATGATACCGAGTTAGTAGAACAGCAGCTTGGAAAGAAGTTCTCGGATTTGAGGCAAGGGCTTCACGTCTTAGCTGAGAAATCGCTTATACATATGGATTTAAGACTGATACGTATGCATGTTCTGCTGGCACAACTTGGTAGAGAAATTGTTCGTAAACAATCCATTCATGAGCCTGGACAACGTCAATTTTTGGTTGATGCAACAGATATTCGTGAAGTACTCACTGATGATACA GGCAGTAGAAGTGTAATAGGCATAGATTTCGACTTCAATACGATGGAGAAAGAATTAGATATAAGTGAGAAAGCCTTCCGAGGAATGTCTAATCTTCAGTTCATAAGAATTTATGGTGACCTTTTTAGCCGTCACGGAGTATACTATTTTGGCGGTCGCGGTCACCGCGTGTCTCTGGATTATGATAGTAAATTGCACTTCCCGCGAGGTCTGGACTATTTACCTGGAAAACTTAGGTTATTACATTGGCAACAATTTCCGATGACAAGTTTGCCCTCTGAGTTTCATGCGGAGTTCCTTGTTAAACTATGCATGCCCTACAGCAAGCTTGAGAAGTTGTGGGAAGGAATTCAA CCGCTTAGAAATCTCGAGTGGCTGGATTTGACTTGTTCCAGAAATCTGAAGGAGCTTCCTGATCTTTCAACAGCCACTAATCTCCAAAGACTGTCCATTGAGCGTTGCTCAAGTTTGGTGAAGCTCCCTTCCTCTATTGGGGAAGCCACTAAtctcaagaaaataaacttgAGAGAGTGCTTATCTCTGGTGGAATTACCCTCCTCATTTGGGAATCTTACTAATCTCCAAGAATTGGATCTTAGAGAATGCTCAAGTCTAGTGGAGCTCCCAACCTCGTTTGGGAATCTTGCTAATGTTGAAAGCCTGGAATTTTATGAATGCTCAAGTTTGGTGAAGCTCCCATCAACTTTTGGGAATCTTACTAATCTCAGAGTGTTGGGTCTTAGAGAATGCTCAAGTATGGTGGAGCTCCCATCCTCGTTTGGGAATCTTACTAATCTCCAAGTATTGAATCTTAGAAAATGCTCAACTCTGGTGGAACTCCCCTCCTCATTTGTGAATCTTACTAATCTCGAAAATTTGGATCTTAGAGATTGCTCAAGTCTACTCCCCTCCTCGTTTGGGAATGTCACTTATCTCAAGAGATTGAAGTTTTATAAATGCTAA
- a CDS encoding Disease resistance protein (TIR-NBS-LRR class) family: MDSSFLLETVAAATGFFTLLGTILFMVYRKFKDHRENKENDSSSSTQPSPSPPLSSLSLTRKYDVFPSFRGEDVRKDFLSHIQKEFQRQGITPFVDNNIKRGESIGPELIRAIRGSKIAIILLSKNYASSSWCLDELVEIIKCKEEMGQTVIVIFYKVDPSLVKKLTGDFGKVFRNTCKGKERENIERWREAFKKVATIAGYDSRKWDNESGMIEKIVSDISEMLNHSTPSRDFDDLIGMGDHMEKMKPLLDIDSDEMKTIGIWGPPGVGKTTIARSLYNQHSDKFQLSVFMESIKTAYTIPACSDDYYEKLQLQQRFLSQITNQENVQIPHLGVAQERLNDKKVLVVIDDVNQSVQVDALAKENDWLGPGSRIIITTQDRGILRAHGIEHIYEVDYPNYEEALQIFCMHAFGQKSPYDGFEELAQQVTTLSGRLPLGLKVMGSYFRGMTKQEWTMALPRVRTHLDGKIESILKLSYDALCDVDKSLFLHLACSFHNDDTELVEQQLGKKFSDLRQGLHVLAEKSLIHMDLRLIRMHVLLAQLGREIVRKQSIHEPGQRQFLVDATDIREVLTDDTGSRSVIGIDFDFNTMEKELDISEKAFRGMSNLQFIRIYGDLFSRHGVYYFGGRGHRVSLDYDSKLHFPRGLDYLPGKLRLLHWQQFPMTSLPSEFHAEFLVKLCMPYSKLEKLWEGIQVTVCSLYLLLSNFHFFFFFEWII, translated from the exons atggattcttcttttttactcGAAACTGTTGCTGCTGCAACAGGCTTCTTCACACTTTTGGGTACAATACTTTTTATGGTTTACAGAAAATTCAAAGACCatcgagaaaacaaagaaaatgattcttcttcttcaacacaaCCGTCTCCTTCACCACCTCTGTCGTCTTTATCTCTCACGCGAAAATACGATGTCTTTCCAAGCTTCCGCGGGGAAGATGTCCGCAAAGACTTCCTCAGTCACATTCAGAAGGAGTTTCAAAGACAAGGAATCACACCATTTGTTGATAACAATATCAAGAGAGGAGAATCTATCGGTCCAGAACTCATTCGGGCGATTAGAGGGTCCAAGATCGCAATCATCTTGCTCTCCAAGAACTACGCTTCTTCAAGCTGGTGCTTAGACGAATTGGTGGAGATCATAAAGTGCAAGGAAGAAATGGGTCAAACAGTGATAGTCATTTTCTACAAAGTGGATCCATCTCTTGTAAAGAAGCTGACCGGTGATTTCGGGAAGGTATTCAGAAACACTTGTAAGggtaaagaaagagaaaacattgAAAGATGGAGAGAAGCTTTCAAAAAAGTAGCAACAATAGCTGGTTACGATTCAAGAAAATG GGATAACGAATCGGGCATGATCGAAAAAATAGTCAGTGATATTTCGGAAATGCTGAATCATTCGACGCCGTCACGTGATTTTGACGATTTGATTGGGATGGGAGATCACATGGAAAAGATGAAACCATTGTTAGACATAGACTCAGATGAAATGAAGACGATAGGAATATGGGGTCCTCCTGGGGTTGGCAAAACCACCATTGCTAGATCTTTATATAATCAACACTCGGACAAATTTCAACTGAGTGTCTTTATGGAGAGTATCAAAACCGCGTACACAATACCAGCGTGTTCCGATGACTACTATGAAAAGTTGCAACTACAACAACGGTTTCTGTCTCAAATAACCAACCAGGAAAATGTCCAGATCCCACATTTAGGAGTTGCACAAGAAAGGTTGAACGACAAGAAAGTTCTTGTTGTTATTGATGATGTGAATCAGTCAGTACAAGTAGATGCCTTGGCGAAAGAAAATGATTGGCTAGGTCCTGGGAGTCGGATTATCATCACAACCCAAGACCGAGGAATTTTGAGGGCGCATGGGATCGAACATATTTACGAGGTGGATTATCCCAACTATGAAGAGGCCCTTCAAATCTTTTGCATGCATGCTTTTGGTCAAAAGTCCCCATATGATGGTTTTGAGGAGCTTGCTCAACAAGTTACAACACTTTCGGGTAGACTTCCTTTGGGACTTAAGGTTATGGGATCCTATTTCCGGGGAATGACCAAGCAGGAGTGGACAATGGCACTACCAAGGGTAAGGACTCACCTTGACGGAAAAATTGAGAGCATTCTAAAACTCAGTTACGATGCCTTATGTGATGTAGATAAAAGTTTGTTCCTTCATCTAGCTTGCTCTTTCCACAATGATGATACCGAGTTAGTAGAACAGCAGCTTGGAAAGAAGTTCTCGGATTTGAGGCAAGGGCTTCACGTCTTAGCTGAGAAATCGCTTATACATATGGATTTAAGACTGATACGTATGCATGTTCTGCTGGCACAACTTGGTAGAGAAATTGTTCGTAAACAATCCATTCATGAGCCTGGACAACGTCAATTTTTGGTTGATGCAACAGATATTCGTGAAGTACTCACTGATGATACA GGCAGTAGAAGTGTAATAGGCATAGATTTCGACTTCAATACGATGGAGAAAGAATTAGATATAAGTGAGAAAGCCTTCCGAGGAATGTCTAATCTTCAGTTCATAAGAATTTATGGTGACCTTTTTAGCCGTCACGGAGTATACTATTTTGGCGGTCGCGGTCACCGCGTGTCTCTGGATTATGATAGTAAATTGCACTTCCCGCGAGGTCTGGACTATTTACCTGGAAAACTTAGGTTATTACATTGGCAACAATTTCCGATGACAAGTTTGCCCTCTGAGTTTCATGCGGAGTTCCTTGTTAAACTATGCATGCCCTACAGCAAGCTTGAGAAGTTGTGGGAAGGAATTCAAGTAACTGTTTGTTCTCTTTATTTACTTCTCTCcaactttcatttttttttctttttcgaatGGATTATTTGA
- a CDS encoding Disease resistance protein (TIR-NBS-LRR class) family (Disease resistance protein (TIR-NBS-LRR class) family; FUNCTIONS IN: transmembrane receptor activity, nucleoside-triphosphatase activity, nucleotide binding, ATP binding; INVOLVED IN: signal transduction, defense response, apoptosis, innate immune response; LOCATED IN: intrinsic to membrane; EXPRESSED IN: 21 plant structures; EXPRESSED DURING: 13 growth stages; CONTAINS InterPro DOMAIN/s: ATPase, AAA+ type, core (InterPro:IPR003593), NB-ARC (InterPro:IPR002182), Leucine-rich repeat (InterPro:IPR001611), Disease resistance protein (InterPro:IPR000767), Toll-Interleukin receptor (InterPro:IPR000157); BEST Arabidopsis thaliana protein match is: Disease resistance protein (TIR-NBS-LRR class) (TAIR:AT5G11250.1); Has 57565 Blast hits to 26212 proteins in 923 species: Archae - 48; Bacteria - 2396; Metazoa - 5228; Fungi - 257; Plants - 46915; Viruses - 16; Other Eukaryotes - 2705 (source: NCBI BLink).), with protein sequence MDSSFLLETVAAATGFFTLLGTILFMVYRKFKDHRENKENDSSSSTQPSPSPPLSSLSLTRKYDVFPSFRGEDVRKDFLSHIQKEFQRQGITPFVDNNIKRGESIGPELIRAIRGSKIAIILLSKNYASSSWCLDELVEIIKCKEEMGQTVIVIFYKVDPSLVKKLTGDFGKVFRNTCKGKERENIERWREAFKKVATIAGYDSRKWDNESGMIEKIVSDISEMLNHSTPSRDFDDLIGMGDHMEKMKPLLDIDSDEMKTIGIWGPPGVGKTTIARSLYNQHSDKFQLSVFMESIKTAYTIPACSDDYYEKLQLQQRFLSQITNQENVQIPHLGVAQERLNDKKVLVVIDDVNQSVQVDALAKENDWLGPGSRIIITTQDRGILRAHGIEHIYEVDYPNYEEALQIFCMHAFGQKSPYDGFEELAQQVTTLSGRLPLGLKVMGSYFRGMTKQEWTMALPRVRTHLDGKIESILKLSYDALCDVDKSLFLHLACSFHNDDTELVEQQLGKKFSDLRQGLHVLAEKSLIHMDLRLIRMHVLLAQLGREIVRKQSIHEPGQRQFLVDATDIREVLTDDTGSRSVIGIDFDFNTMEKELDISEKAFRGMSNLQFIRIYGDLFSRHGVYYFGGRGHRVSLDYDSKLHFPRGLDYLPGKLSKLEKLWEGIQPLRNLEWLDLTCSRNLKELPDLSTATNLQRLSIERCSSLVKLPSSIGEATNLKKINLRECLSLVELPSSFGNLTNLQELDLRECSSLVELPTSFGNLANVESLEFYECSSLVKLPSTFGNLTNLRVLGLRECSSMVELPSSFGNLTNLQVLNLRKCSTLVELPSSFVNLTNLENLDLRDCSSLLPSSFGNVTYLKRLKFYKC encoded by the exons atggattcttcttttttactcGAAACTGTTGCTGCTGCAACAGGCTTCTTCACACTTTTGGGTACAATACTTTTTATGGTTTACAGAAAATTCAAAGACCatcgagaaaacaaagaaaatgattcttcttcttcaacacaaCCGTCTCCTTCACCACCTCTGTCGTCTTTATCTCTCACGCGAAAATACGATGTCTTTCCAAGCTTCCGCGGGGAAGATGTCCGCAAAGACTTCCTCAGTCACATTCAGAAGGAGTTTCAAAGACAAGGAATCACACCATTTGTTGATAACAATATCAAGAGAGGAGAATCTATCGGTCCAGAACTCATTCGGGCGATTAGAGGGTCCAAGATCGCAATCATCTTGCTCTCCAAGAACTACGCTTCTTCAAGCTGGTGCTTAGACGAATTGGTGGAGATCATAAAGTGCAAGGAAGAAATGGGTCAAACAGTGATAGTCATTTTCTACAAAGTGGATCCATCTCTTGTAAAGAAGCTGACCGGTGATTTCGGGAAGGTATTCAGAAACACTTGTAAGggtaaagaaagagaaaacattgAAAGATGGAGAGAAGCTTTCAAAAAAGTAGCAACAATAGCTGGTTACGATTCAAGAAAATG GGATAACGAATCGGGCATGATCGAAAAAATAGTCAGTGATATTTCGGAAATGCTGAATCATTCGACGCCGTCACGTGATTTTGACGATTTGATTGGGATGGGAGATCACATGGAAAAGATGAAACCATTGTTAGACATAGACTCAGATGAAATGAAGACGATAGGAATATGGGGTCCTCCTGGGGTTGGCAAAACCACCATTGCTAGATCTTTATATAATCAACACTCGGACAAATTTCAACTGAGTGTCTTTATGGAGAGTATCAAAACCGCGTACACAATACCAGCGTGTTCCGATGACTACTATGAAAAGTTGCAACTACAACAACGGTTTCTGTCTCAAATAACCAACCAGGAAAATGTCCAGATCCCACATTTAGGAGTTGCACAAGAAAGGTTGAACGACAAGAAAGTTCTTGTTGTTATTGATGATGTGAATCAGTCAGTACAAGTAGATGCCTTGGCGAAAGAAAATGATTGGCTAGGTCCTGGGAGTCGGATTATCATCACAACCCAAGACCGAGGAATTTTGAGGGCGCATGGGATCGAACATATTTACGAGGTGGATTATCCCAACTATGAAGAGGCCCTTCAAATCTTTTGCATGCATGCTTTTGGTCAAAAGTCCCCATATGATGGTTTTGAGGAGCTTGCTCAACAAGTTACAACACTTTCGGGTAGACTTCCTTTGGGACTTAAGGTTATGGGATCCTATTTCCGGGGAATGACCAAGCAGGAGTGGACAATGGCACTACCAAGGGTAAGGACTCACCTTGACGGAAAAATTGAGAGCATTCTAAAACTCAGTTACGATGCCTTATGTGATGTAGATAAAAGTTTGTTCCTTCATCTAGCTTGCTCTTTCCACAATGATGATACCGAGTTAGTAGAACAGCAGCTTGGAAAGAAGTTCTCGGATTTGAGGCAAGGGCTTCACGTCTTAGCTGAGAAATCGCTTATACATATGGATTTAAGACTGATACGTATGCATGTTCTGCTGGCACAACTTGGTAGAGAAATTGTTCGTAAACAATCCATTCATGAGCCTGGACAACGTCAATTTTTGGTTGATGCAACAGATATTCGTGAAGTACTCACTGATGATACA GGCAGTAGAAGTGTAATAGGCATAGATTTCGACTTCAATACGATGGAGAAAGAATTAGATATAAGTGAGAAAGCCTTCCGAGGAATGTCTAATCTTCAGTTCATAAGAATTTATGGTGACCTTTTTAGCCGTCACGGAGTATACTATTTTGGCGGTCGCGGTCACCGCGTGTCTCTGGATTATGATAGTAAATTGCACTTCCCGCGAGGTCTGGACTATTTACCTGGAAAACTTAG CAAGCTTGAGAAGTTGTGGGAAGGAATTCAA CCGCTTAGAAATCTCGAGTGGCTGGATTTGACTTGTTCCAGAAATCTGAAGGAGCTTCCTGATCTTTCAACAGCCACTAATCTCCAAAGACTGTCCATTGAGCGTTGCTCAAGTTTGGTGAAGCTCCCTTCCTCTATTGGGGAAGCCACTAAtctcaagaaaataaacttgAGAGAGTGCTTATCTCTGGTGGAATTACCCTCCTCATTTGGGAATCTTACTAATCTCCAAGAATTGGATCTTAGAGAATGCTCAAGTCTAGTGGAGCTCCCAACCTCGTTTGGGAATCTTGCTAATGTTGAAAGCCTGGAATTTTATGAATGCTCAAGTTTGGTGAAGCTCCCATCAACTTTTGGGAATCTTACTAATCTCAGAGTGTTGGGTCTTAGAGAATGCTCAAGTATGGTGGAGCTCCCATCCTCGTTTGGGAATCTTACTAATCTCCAAGTATTGAATCTTAGAAAATGCTCAACTCTGGTGGAACTCCCCTCCTCATTTGTGAATCTTACTAATCTCGAAAATTTGGATCTTAGAGATTGCTCAAGTCTACTCCCCTCCTCGTTTGGGAATGTCACTTATCTCAAGAGATTGAAGTTTTATAAATGCTAA